In a genomic window of Spirosoma agri:
- a CDS encoding DoxX family protein, which yields MSEKDLKKIARIALGANLIFAGISHLTFARKAFRAQVPDWIPLKVDDTVVYSGIAEIALGSSLVLTNEKHQETVGKVAASFFTAVFPGNISQYVNDRSAFGLDTDTKRLVRLLFQPALVYWALKSTNNLK from the coding sequence ATGAGCGAGAAAGACCTGAAAAAGATAGCCAGAATTGCGTTGGGTGCCAATTTGATTTTTGCCGGAATAAGCCATCTGACCTTCGCCCGCAAGGCGTTCAGAGCTCAGGTTCCCGACTGGATTCCGTTGAAGGTTGATGATACGGTGGTGTATTCGGGCATCGCCGAAATTGCACTGGGCAGTAGCCTCGTGCTGACCAATGAAAAACACCAGGAGACGGTTGGAAAGGTAGCCGCTTCGTTTTTCACGGCGGTTTTCCCCGGCAACATATCACAGTATGTCAATGACCGCAGCGCATTTGGTCTGGATACGGACACGAAGCGGTTGGTACGCCTGCTCTTTCAACCCGCGCTTGTCTACTGGGCTCTGAAAAGCACCAATAACCTCAAATAA
- a CDS encoding NmrA family NAD(P)-binding protein produces the protein MNIVITGSLGHIGQPLTAELVQKGHTVTVISSNPERQGAIEALGATAAIGSVEDVDFLVATFTGADVVHAMVPPKNSVPDPIARTAKLGECLVQALALSGIKRVVYVSSYGSDLDKGTGLIVGHHHVENALNALPGLEALTHLRATYIYYNLYAYVGMIKATGFIAANYGDDDRVVLVSPKDIAAAAADELVNQSNGRHIRYVASDERTCKEIAQLLGAAIGKPDLTWVTTTDEQMQNGMEANGVPPNVAAQLVEMYGACHTGSLHHDYDLHKPAVMGKVKLEDFAQEFAAVFNQNEQR, from the coding sequence ATGAACATTGTCATAACGGGTTCATTAGGTCATATCGGTCAACCGCTGACGGCGGAGCTGGTACAGAAAGGGCATACGGTTACGGTCATCAGCAGTAATCCGGAACGACAAGGGGCCATTGAAGCCTTGGGGGCCACTGCGGCCATCGGTTCCGTAGAGGACGTTGATTTTTTAGTGGCTACGTTTACCGGTGCCGATGTGGTGCATGCCATGGTTCCACCCAAAAATTCCGTTCCCGACCCAATAGCGCGGACGGCGAAATTAGGCGAGTGCCTTGTACAGGCACTTGCGCTGTCGGGCATAAAGCGTGTGGTCTATGTCAGCAGTTACGGGTCGGATCTGGACAAAGGGACCGGATTAATCGTTGGTCATCATCACGTCGAAAATGCGTTGAATGCCTTGCCCGGCCTGGAAGCACTCACGCACCTTCGTGCTACCTACATTTACTACAATTTGTATGCGTACGTGGGCATGATCAAAGCGACGGGATTCATTGCGGCAAATTATGGCGACGATGACCGGGTCGTTCTGGTATCCCCAAAAGACATTGCGGCTGCGGCTGCCGATGAGCTGGTGAACCAAAGTAACGGCAGGCACATTCGCTATGTGGCCAGTGACGAACGGACCTGCAAGGAGATCGCTCAGCTGCTGGGCGCGGCCATTGGCAAACCTGATCTGACCTGGGTAACGACCACCGATGAGCAAATGCAGAACGGCATGGAAGCAAACGGCGTACCGCCGAACGTGGCAGCCCAGCTGGTGGAAATGTACGGTGCCTGTCATACGGGTTCGCTGCATCACGATTATGACCTGCATAAGCCAGCAGTTATGGGCAAGGTGAAACTGGAAGATTTCGCGCAGGAATTCGCTGCGGTGTTTAATCAAAACGAACAACGATGA